In the Alteromonas sp. M12 genome, one interval contains:
- a CDS encoding beta-propeller domain-containing protein codes for MYGNKAAMSSLFAALLLGACGGGSGTDTKVTENKPPEVNQPSGFVGALVQDSGKTERYIKNGIYAASLSESDYTAGGDVASPSIGSSPYSTTNTVESGVDEADRIKYDGETFYLANYPIWSSANQSPADIRVIQRNQDDTLTSLPNIPLAQESDDIIGIYLHQKRLVAISSTMPVYPIDFISIAPWEPVEQKFSVQFFNVSDPHNALAENLLTFDGSLLSTRRIDNQLYVASSYVPYIDGLQPYAATDEEKLANYQNVIGVSSDDVMPRVDINGQSMAMNLMAECYVPEAATEDDGFAQILTVTRINIDDPTDQQSICMSVQAYMLYMSEQSMYLASSIEGQQTAFHKISLENMSYQASGAVDGVLSWRSDPLFKVDESDGYLRVVTTDNSVSPAVHQLTVLAQSGNELTTIASLPNENQPQAIGKPGEDIYAVRFIDEQAYIVTFERIDPLYIIDLSDNSAPFIAGSLEIPGFSSYLHPLKNGLLLGVGQQVQLDDLPSNGDATLVENSAQVMLSPPPVEPNGMKVSLFDIRDAANPIELTSIIAADAFTPVEFNYKALSVLEADGFYRFAFPVEKLKSSTDVSSNDNVVDVPQNSLMLFAVETKDVSPELEWLGNVKADNDSAEYIFSGEDRSVIQGEYVYYFRGNQVWQALWANPSAVSGPF; via the coding sequence ATGTATGGAAATAAAGCTGCAATGTCTTCTTTGTTTGCCGCCTTACTATTAGGGGCATGCGGTGGAGGGAGTGGGACAGACACAAAAGTGACTGAAAACAAACCGCCTGAAGTCAATCAACCCAGTGGTTTTGTCGGTGCCTTAGTTCAAGACTCGGGGAAAACCGAGCGCTATATAAAAAATGGCATTTATGCCGCATCATTAAGTGAGTCTGATTACACCGCTGGGGGGGATGTGGCGAGCCCGAGTATCGGCAGTAGCCCTTATTCCACAACTAATACCGTAGAAAGTGGTGTCGATGAGGCCGATAGAATTAAATACGATGGTGAAACTTTCTATTTGGCAAACTATCCTATTTGGTCATCTGCAAATCAAAGTCCAGCCGATATTCGAGTTATCCAACGAAATCAGGACGACACGCTAACGAGTCTCCCAAACATTCCGTTAGCACAAGAGAGTGACGACATTATTGGCATATATCTACATCAAAAACGTTTAGTCGCGATAAGTTCTACTATGCCGGTTTATCCCATCGATTTCATCAGCATTGCTCCTTGGGAGCCCGTTGAACAGAAATTCAGCGTGCAATTTTTTAATGTTAGTGATCCGCACAACGCTCTGGCTGAAAACCTCCTGACATTTGATGGCTCGTTACTATCAACCCGTCGAATTGATAACCAATTATATGTGGCCAGTAGTTATGTCCCGTATATTGACGGCCTTCAACCGTATGCAGCTACAGATGAGGAGAAACTAGCGAATTATCAGAACGTTATTGGTGTTTCCAGTGACGATGTAATGCCCCGTGTTGATATCAATGGTCAATCAATGGCAATGAACCTTATGGCTGAGTGTTATGTTCCTGAAGCCGCTACAGAGGATGATGGTTTTGCTCAGATATTAACGGTGACTAGAATCAATATAGATGACCCAACTGATCAACAATCTATCTGCATGAGCGTACAAGCTTATATGCTCTATATGTCAGAGCAATCTATGTACTTAGCAAGCAGTATTGAAGGGCAACAAACAGCGTTTCATAAAATTAGTTTAGAGAATATGAGCTATCAGGCATCGGGCGCTGTTGATGGTGTGTTGAGCTGGCGAAGTGATCCCTTATTTAAGGTTGATGAAAGTGATGGCTACTTACGAGTAGTAACCACTGATAATTCGGTTTCTCCTGCAGTTCATCAACTGACGGTCTTAGCTCAAAGTGGCAATGAGTTGACGACTATTGCAAGTTTACCTAATGAAAATCAACCGCAAGCGATTGGCAAACCCGGAGAAGATATATACGCGGTGAGATTTATCGATGAGCAAGCATATATAGTTACCTTTGAACGAATCGATCCGCTTTATATTATTGATTTAAGTGATAATAGCGCACCTTTCATCGCTGGTAGCCTAGAAATTCCTGGTTTTTCAAGTTATTTGCATCCCCTCAAAAATGGTTTATTACTGGGAGTTGGCCAACAAGTCCAGCTTGATGACTTGCCCAGTAACGGTGATGCAACGCTAGTTGAAAACAGTGCGCAGGTGATGCTTTCTCCACCACCTGTGGAGCCAAATGGAATGAAAGTGAGCTTATTTGATATTCGTGATGCGGCTAACCCAATTGAGCTGACATCCATTATTGCTGCGGATGCATTTACGCCTGTGGAATTCAATTACAAAGCGCTGAGCGTATTGGAAGCGGATGGTTTCTATCGGTTCGCTTTCCCAGTGGAAAAACTTAAATCTTCAACTGATGTAAGCAGCAATGACAATGTGGTTGATGTGCCACAGAATAGTTTGATGTTGTTTGCGGTTGAAACGAAGGATGTATCACCAGAATTAGAATGGCTGGGGAATGTCAAAGCTGATAATGACAGTGCGGAATATATCTTTTCAGGTGAAGATCGCAGCGTTATTCAAGGGGAATATGTATATTACTTCCGAGGAAATCAAGTTTGGCAAGCACTGTGGGCAAATCCAAGTGCAGTTTCAGGACCTTTTTAA
- a CDS encoding DUF3016 domain-containing protein, whose translation MKNLSLALIATVATTVSCFSYAKADVEITWENPKEFRDVKPTLQSRTKFREQTFSKLEEFITELAEDLPDGQKLTMTVTNLDLAGEVWPSSFVGMGNAGGEVRVVKQIDIPRMTFSYSLIDTKGKVLHSADEVNLKDMSFMDHSTIRFKNDSLKYEKKMIEDWFNDEFPDLIAKK comes from the coding sequence ATGAAAAACCTGTCATTAGCATTGATTGCGACTGTCGCAACAACGGTCTCGTGTTTCAGTTATGCAAAAGCCGATGTGGAAATTACATGGGAAAACCCGAAAGAGTTCCGCGATGTTAAACCCACTCTGCAATCGCGCACTAAATTCAGAGAGCAGACTTTTAGCAAACTTGAGGAATTTATTACTGAATTAGCCGAAGATCTGCCGGACGGCCAAAAATTAACCATGACTGTTACTAATTTGGATTTGGCGGGAGAAGTATGGCCTTCATCTTTCGTAGGAATGGGCAATGCCGGAGGCGAAGTTAGAGTCGTAAAACAAATCGACATTCCGCGGATGACGTTTTCGTACTCATTAATAGATACTAAGGGTAAAGTTCTGCATTCTGCTGATGAGGTTAACCTTAAAGATATGAGTTTTATGGATCACTCGACGATTCGCTTTAAAAACGATTCTTTAAAGTATGAGAAAAAAATGATTGAAGATTGGTTTAACGATGAATTTCCGGATTTAATCGCCAAAAAATGA
- a CDS encoding ExeM/NucH family extracellular endonuclease, which yields MKIKYPALLALVCASFAHAESVFINELHYDNVSTDSGEAIEIAGPADTDLSGWSLVFYNGSNGSVYQTTSLNGSIPNQQDGFGTVAVSYPSNGIQNGPDAIALVDSSNTVVQFISYEGTFDAVGGAADGMTPTDIGVSESGSTAVGDSLQLSGSGTVYGDFAWQSAAANTFGAVNTGQTFGSGDDGGGDDGGGDDTGSLEGVCFNCPDLDKVADAAEFNDASYYATVITEVENGSTSTMIKSALTDVISTDHRVLTYDQVWTALTESDEDPENADNVLLIYKGISLPKLSNGSAEQSSDPDNWNREHVWPNSHGFPDRDFEAYTDIHHLRPSDISVNSSRGNLDFDNSDSPLAEAPSNSIDSDSFEPRDAVKGDVARMMFYMDTRYEGLSDITPDLALSNGLTSAGEAQLGRLCRLIEWHNADPVDSVEQQRNETIYEYQGNRNPFIDHPEWVATLYVAEVCGDDDGGDGEEPVDTGTVEANALVITEIMQNPNTISDSDGEWFEVLNTSTQVVNLNGWTIRDDGSDSFVVDQDVFIGVGEYAVLGNNADTSVNGGITLAYAYGSSMFLSNSDDEIVLVDPEGNIIDEITYDNGDTFPDPNGASMYLVDLYGDNNIGAKWAEDTTNFYDTNNSGTPGSGDASFSLVITEIMQNPSAVSDANGEYVEILNTGVIAANLNGWVLRDNDFDSHTIVGDVYVPAGTYAVLAINSDSETNGGMDVLYQYSGFTAANGGDEVVLVRPNGDIEDIVEYDGGPAFPDPNGASMTLISASLDNNVGANWVAESTETFGSGDYGTPGSGPDGKTYGGGGDDPVDEIPEIGVCTDPATLISEIQGNDFASPLEGQEHIVEAVVTSVTADFGGFYVQEEDFDADADSATSEGIYVSYYDTDALPEMGNVVRLIGTVAENFGRTQLNVSSAYLACGTGSVTPTAFTMPFSSSLDAESLENMLVVNESPLTVTDTYTLARFGEVGLSFGRLYNPTNVHTPLSPEAIALAAENALNYIVMDDGLDVQNPETVIYPEGNLSALNTLRTGDTVVNIKGALDYSFSNFRIHPVETPTIVNSNERESEPTITRGNVTVASLNVLNLFNGDGQGGGFPTERGADSLFEYERQIAKTVAAISTMDADIVGLMEIENDGFDEFSMIAELTNRLNAEMGEGTYDFVSYSGPIGTDAIAVALLYKPANLSLDGDVKINFDSIFNRPPVAQSFTAANGADITVVVNHFKSKGCGSATGDDTDQGDGQGCYNAKRTQQSLALTSWLATEESLSSKENVLIIGDLNAYAKEDPIAALESQGFVNLVETFQGAEAYSYTFSGEFGYLDHALASESLLAQAVDTIEWHINADEPFALDYNVEYKSDAQINDFYSDDAFRVSDHDPVMISFELESPAVQGDLDGDMDVDYYDMRALMILIQRGEATLAEHDYNNDGLLDSRDVSAIRSLCTRRACSTR from the coding sequence ATGAAAATTAAGTATCCAGCGTTGCTGGCGCTTGTGTGTGCATCCTTCGCGCATGCAGAAAGCGTATTCATCAACGAACTTCATTACGATAATGTCAGTACTGATTCCGGCGAAGCAATAGAAATTGCAGGTCCGGCAGACACTGACCTAAGCGGATGGAGTTTAGTATTTTATAACGGAAGTAATGGTTCAGTTTACCAAACCACTTCTCTAAATGGCAGCATACCCAATCAGCAAGACGGTTTTGGTACAGTAGCTGTTTCTTATCCTTCAAACGGTATTCAAAACGGCCCTGACGCAATTGCATTAGTAGATAGTAGTAATACTGTTGTTCAATTTATTAGCTACGAAGGCACATTTGATGCCGTAGGTGGTGCAGCGGATGGAATGACCCCTACCGATATTGGCGTTTCCGAAAGCGGCAGTACGGCTGTTGGTGATTCGTTACAGTTGTCTGGTTCAGGCACCGTTTACGGTGACTTTGCGTGGCAAAGTGCAGCGGCAAATACCTTTGGTGCAGTTAACACTGGGCAAACGTTTGGCAGTGGCGATGATGGCGGCGGCGATGACGGTGGCGGTGATGATACAGGTAGCCTAGAGGGCGTTTGTTTTAACTGCCCAGATTTAGATAAAGTTGCCGATGCCGCAGAGTTTAATGACGCCAGTTATTATGCAACTGTTATTACTGAAGTGGAGAATGGTTCTACTTCTACAATGATTAAATCGGCATTGACTGATGTTATCTCAACTGATCATCGTGTGCTTACTTATGATCAAGTCTGGACCGCTTTAACGGAGTCAGATGAAGATCCAGAAAATGCTGATAATGTGCTATTAATTTATAAAGGCATTTCACTGCCTAAGTTATCTAACGGTAGCGCTGAGCAAAGTTCTGATCCAGACAATTGGAATCGTGAACATGTATGGCCCAACAGCCATGGTTTCCCTGATCGTGATTTTGAAGCTTACACAGATATCCATCATTTACGTCCTTCAGATATTTCAGTTAACAGCTCTCGCGGTAATCTCGACTTCGACAACAGCGATTCCCCATTAGCTGAAGCACCAAGTAATTCGATTGATAGCGATTCTTTTGAACCTCGCGATGCAGTCAAAGGTGATGTTGCTCGTATGATGTTTTACATGGACACTCGCTACGAAGGCTTAAGTGACATAACACCTGATTTAGCGTTAAGTAACGGTTTGACTAGCGCTGGTGAAGCGCAGCTTGGCAGACTTTGTCGTTTAATTGAATGGCATAATGCTGATCCAGTTGATTCTGTTGAACAACAACGTAACGAAACGATTTATGAATACCAAGGTAACCGTAATCCGTTTATTGATCATCCTGAATGGGTAGCAACATTATACGTTGCAGAAGTTTGTGGTGACGATGATGGTGGTGACGGTGAAGAGCCTGTTGATACAGGTACAGTAGAAGCTAACGCCTTAGTTATTACCGAAATCATGCAAAACCCTAACACAATAAGTGACAGTGACGGTGAATGGTTTGAAGTACTCAATACCAGTACCCAAGTGGTTAACTTGAATGGTTGGACAATTCGTGACGATGGTTCAGATTCATTCGTTGTAGACCAAGATGTGTTTATCGGTGTGGGCGAATATGCCGTACTAGGTAATAATGCAGACACATCAGTAAATGGCGGAATTACTTTGGCTTATGCCTATGGTAGTTCTATGTTTTTGTCAAACAGTGATGACGAGATAGTTCTGGTTGATCCTGAAGGCAATATCATCGACGAAATCACTTATGATAATGGTGATACATTCCCTGATCCAAACGGCGCGTCAATGTATCTAGTTGACCTTTATGGGGACAACAATATTGGTGCGAAATGGGCTGAAGATACTACTAACTTCTACGATACCAACAACTCTGGTACACCGGGTAGCGGTGACGCGAGCTTTAGTTTGGTTATCACTGAAATCATGCAAAACCCAAGTGCGGTAAGTGATGCAAATGGCGAATATGTTGAAATACTCAATACTGGCGTTATTGCAGCTAACTTAAATGGTTGGGTGTTACGTGATAATGACTTTGATTCACACACTATCGTTGGCGACGTATATGTGCCAGCTGGTACTTATGCGGTTTTAGCTATCAATAGTGATTCTGAGACCAATGGTGGCATGGATGTTCTGTATCAATATAGTGGCTTTACCGCAGCAAATGGTGGTGATGAAGTCGTATTAGTGCGCCCTAATGGTGATATCGAAGATATCGTTGAATACGATGGCGGACCAGCATTCCCAGATCCAAATGGGGCTTCAATGACGCTAATTTCAGCGAGTCTAGATAATAACGTTGGTGCAAACTGGGTTGCAGAATCAACAGAGACGTTTGGTAGTGGTGACTATGGAACACCAGGTTCTGGTCCTGATGGTAAAACCTATGGCGGTGGCGGAGATGACCCTGTTGACGAAATACCTGAAATTGGTGTTTGTACTGATCCAGCGACTCTGATTAGCGAAATTCAAGGTAATGATTTTGCATCGCCTCTAGAAGGACAAGAGCATATAGTTGAAGCTGTAGTCACTTCGGTAACGGCTGACTTTGGTGGTTTCTACGTACAAGAGGAAGATTTTGACGCAGACGCTGACTCAGCTACATCTGAAGGTATTTACGTTAGTTACTACGATACTGATGCATTACCTGAGATGGGAAATGTGGTTCGTCTAATCGGCACCGTAGCTGAAAACTTTGGTCGTACACAACTAAATGTATCTTCTGCTTATTTGGCATGTGGCACAGGTAGTGTAACGCCAACTGCCTTTACTATGCCGTTTAGTAGTTCTCTTGATGCTGAATCATTAGAAAATATGTTGGTGGTTAACGAATCTCCGCTGACGGTAACAGATACCTACACATTGGCCCGTTTCGGCGAAGTTGGTTTGTCCTTTGGCAGACTATATAACCCAACTAATGTTCATACACCACTTTCACCAGAAGCTATTGCGTTAGCTGCAGAAAATGCACTTAACTACATTGTTATGGATGATGGTTTGGATGTACAAAATCCAGAAACTGTTATTTACCCTGAGGGTAACCTTTCGGCGCTAAATACATTGCGTACTGGTGATACGGTAGTCAATATTAAGGGGGCTTTGGATTACAGTTTCAGTAACTTCCGAATTCATCCGGTTGAAACACCTACAATTGTAAATTCAAATGAGCGTGAATCTGAGCCCACTATTACTCGCGGAAACGTGACTGTGGCTAGCTTAAACGTATTGAACTTGTTTAATGGTGACGGTCAAGGCGGCGGCTTCCCTACGGAGCGCGGTGCTGATTCGTTGTTCGAATATGAGCGTCAAATTGCCAAAACAGTTGCAGCCATATCTACTATGGATGCGGATATTGTCGGTTTAATGGAAATCGAAAATGACGGCTTTGACGAGTTTAGTATGATTGCTGAATTAACCAACCGTTTGAATGCTGAAATGGGTGAAGGGACTTATGACTTTGTAAGCTACTCTGGCCCAATTGGTACCGATGCTATTGCTGTTGCATTGTTGTACAAACCTGCCAACCTTAGTTTAGATGGTGACGTGAAAATCAACTTCGATAGTATTTTCAATCGTCCTCCTGTTGCGCAATCATTCACTGCAGCAAACGGTGCGGATATCACTGTTGTGGTAAATCACTTTAAGTCTAAAGGATGTGGCAGCGCAACTGGTGATGATACAGACCAAGGTGACGGCCAAGGTTGTTACAATGCTAAACGTACACAACAATCTTTAGCCTTAACCAGCTGGTTAGCCACTGAAGAGTCGTTGTCTAGCAAAGAAAACGTGTTAATCATTGGCGACTTGAATGCTTACGCAAAAGAAGATCCTATTGCAGCTCTTGAAAGCCAAGGTTTTGTAAACTTGGTTGAAACATTCCAAGGTGCTGAAGCTTATTCATATACTTTCAGTGGTGAATTTGGTTATTTAGATCACGCTTTAGCAAGTGAAAGTTTGTTAGCCCAAGCAGTCGATACCATTGAATGGCATATCAACGCTGATGAACCTTTTGCTCTTGATTATAATGTTGAATACAAATCAGATGCTCAAATCAACGATTTCTACTCGGATGATGCATTTAGAGTATCAGATCACGATCCAGTGATGATCAGCTTTGAGCTTGAGTCTCCAGCGGTACAAGGTGACTTGGATGGTGACATGGACGTAGACTATTATGACATGCGTGCGCTAATGATATTAATTCAACGCGGCGAAGCTACATTAGCTGAGCATGATTATAATAATGACGGTTTGCTTGACAGTCGTGATGTATCTGCCATTCGCAGCTTATGTACACGTAGAGCTTGTTCAACTCGTTAA
- a CDS encoding acyl-CoA dehydrogenase family protein, with amino-acid sequence MPQYTAPITDMQFLLHDWLKLEDHYSSLGLQDFDKDLVNEILSQGAKFAEQAIAPLNREGDEQSCKLEDGKVTTPDGFAAAYHEYIANGWNAMLGNPEYDGQDLPHTMAVPVQEMLCSANISWRLISMLTESAVLAINKHGDQALKDTYLRKLISGEWTGTMCLTEPQAGTDLSLLSTKAEPQEDGSYKITGNKIFISGGDQEWTDNIIHLVLARLPDAPAGVKGISLFAVPKIMVSNNGELGEENSLSVGSLEKKMGIKGCPTCVMNFDQATGFIVGAPHKGLACMFTMMNDARFQVGLQGLGIAEGSYQGALAYARDRLQSRAPQGVQNPEGKADPIMAHPDVRKMLLTQKSLTEGCRALSFLYASQMDIEKNARDEQSKRDADNVVAFLTPIAKGFMTDVGQEVSNLGVQVYGGHGFIREWGMEQYVRDSRITQLYEGTNGIQAADLVGRKLSRDNGDMLAATYSVFEKMVGDIADPSDQAKAKSILQEWHQLSLQVKQQSAVDLAGAAYDYMNYSAYCLLGVLWLSMADSASHSQNQSIQQGKKATCDFYLKRILPRKEVFKVNLLEDAKDLIDVADNLFDYQ; translated from the coding sequence ATGCCGCAATACACAGCTCCCATAACAGACATGCAATTTCTTTTGCACGACTGGTTGAAATTAGAAGATCATTATTCGTCTTTAGGTCTTCAAGACTTCGACAAGGACTTAGTAAATGAAATACTTAGCCAAGGCGCTAAATTTGCTGAGCAGGCTATCGCCCCTCTTAACCGTGAAGGTGATGAACAAAGCTGTAAGCTGGAAGACGGCAAAGTAACCACACCTGATGGTTTTGCGGCTGCATATCATGAATATATTGCTAATGGCTGGAATGCCATGCTCGGGAACCCTGAGTACGATGGTCAAGATCTTCCCCATACCATGGCAGTGCCAGTTCAGGAAATGCTTTGCTCAGCGAATATAAGCTGGCGTTTAATCAGCATGTTAACCGAAAGTGCCGTTTTAGCGATTAACAAACACGGTGATCAAGCATTAAAAGATACTTATCTTAGAAAACTTATTTCTGGCGAGTGGACGGGCACTATGTGTTTAACTGAACCACAAGCCGGTACCGATTTAAGTTTATTATCGACTAAAGCCGAACCTCAAGAAGACGGTAGTTATAAAATTACCGGTAATAAAATCTTTATCTCCGGTGGAGATCAAGAGTGGACCGACAATATTATTCACCTTGTATTGGCCAGATTGCCTGATGCTCCTGCGGGTGTAAAAGGTATCAGTTTATTTGCAGTTCCTAAAATCATGGTCTCTAATAACGGCGAACTGGGCGAAGAAAACTCACTTTCTGTGGGTAGTTTAGAAAAGAAAATGGGGATAAAAGGCTGCCCAACCTGTGTAATGAATTTTGACCAAGCAACAGGCTTTATTGTAGGTGCGCCTCATAAAGGGCTAGCATGCATGTTTACCATGATGAATGACGCTCGTTTTCAGGTTGGATTACAAGGTTTAGGTATTGCCGAAGGCTCTTATCAAGGTGCCCTCGCCTACGCCCGTGACCGTTTACAATCAAGAGCCCCTCAAGGAGTGCAGAATCCAGAAGGCAAAGCCGATCCAATCATGGCTCACCCTGATGTACGCAAAATGCTGCTAACCCAAAAATCGCTTACCGAAGGTTGTCGCGCTTTATCCTTCTTGTACGCCAGTCAAATGGATATCGAGAAAAATGCAAGGGATGAACAAAGTAAACGGGACGCCGACAATGTAGTGGCTTTTTTAACCCCAATAGCAAAAGGTTTTATGACTGATGTGGGCCAAGAAGTCAGTAACTTAGGGGTTCAAGTATACGGCGGTCACGGCTTTATCCGCGAATGGGGGATGGAACAATACGTACGAGATAGTCGTATTACCCAGCTATATGAAGGAACTAACGGTATTCAAGCTGCCGATTTAGTCGGTCGAAAATTGTCGCGGGATAACGGCGACATGTTAGCTGCCACTTATAGCGTTTTTGAAAAAATGGTGGGTGACATTGCCGATCCTAGTGATCAAGCAAAAGCAAAATCTATTTTGCAAGAATGGCATCAACTGTCATTGCAGGTTAAACAGCAATCGGCTGTAGATTTGGCTGGTGCAGCTTACGACTATATGAACTACAGTGCATATTGTTTGTTAGGCGTTCTTTGGTTAAGTATGGCCGACAGTGCTTCACACAGTCAAAACCAGTCTATTCAACAAGGGAAAAAAGCGACCTGTGATTTTTACTTGAAACGTATTTTACCCCGTAAAGAAGTGTTTAAAGTGAATTTACTTGAAGATGCGAAAGACTTAATCGACGTTGCAGATAATTTATTTGATTATCAATAA
- a CDS encoding NUDIX hydrolase, with amino-acid sequence MKFLRIARRFFESNNWLLLKNTTTLGSKTALSKNAPYPEFRLANIVPSIVKNKLVIYLAISSFCLTSCSETPPSDPVCRVDESEYPQQTANAACLIRLGDKLVTVTHRLSGKLDLPGGTSDNLESAKCTAHRETWEETGFNVEVRQWLGTSANGMRFYECNLDANFDDSFVEFPVPEWASLEVVSIQLVDPYATEFNQWRFPEQLTAVRDMFNKVEDSAVPPQPAHIK; translated from the coding sequence ATGAAATTTTTGCGGATAGCACGGCGTTTTTTTGAAAGTAATAACTGGCTATTACTAAAAAACACAACGACGCTAGGCTCAAAAACAGCGTTATCAAAAAACGCTCCTTATCCTGAGTTCAGGTTAGCCAATATTGTACCCTCTATTGTGAAAAATAAATTAGTCATCTACCTAGCAATATCGTCATTCTGTCTTACATCTTGCAGCGAAACGCCCCCAAGCGATCCAGTTTGTCGAGTAGATGAATCCGAATACCCACAACAAACCGCAAACGCAGCCTGTCTGATAAGGTTAGGTGACAAGTTAGTAACCGTAACTCATCGGCTTAGTGGCAAACTAGATTTACCTGGTGGAACATCTGATAACCTTGAGTCAGCCAAATGCACTGCACATCGAGAAACATGGGAGGAAACCGGCTTTAATGTTGAGGTTCGCCAGTGGCTAGGTACAAGTGCCAATGGAATGCGTTTTTACGAATGTAATTTGGATGCAAATTTTGATGATAGTTTTGTCGAATTTCCAGTACCAGAATGGGCCAGTTTAGAGGTGGTTTCTATCCAATTAGTGGATCCCTATGCAACCGAGTTCAATCAATGGCGTTTCCCAGAGCAGTTGACTGCGGTCCGCGATATGTTTAATAAAGTAGAAGATTCTGCGGTACCACCCCAACCTGCGCACATTAAATAA
- a CDS encoding efflux RND transporter periplasmic adaptor subunit, with protein MTIKTMLSPVLIATLALIGLLVFLNYPGFSEQEKTASKGRTATPVAYFEVLRTDFPVIVEALGTARANEAVSLTPLESDVIQELYFDDGDVVKKGQLLMRMNDREEQARLNELNINLQEAQRQLKRIVNLAKSSVASQQLLDEQQAKVNTLIAQIEVANAQLSELTLKAPFAGKLGIRMVSVGAYVTPSDVITTLDDLRKVKVDFNISESHLPSLSEGQQVKALSVAYPNEVFIGEIRSVNSRVDANTRSIQVRALIDNPDLKLRPGMLLQINLQKQVLKSIVVPEKAIIPNEDKQFVFVIEGDKAILKEVKVGMRRPGLVQILSGLEEGQKVVTEGALRLVNGSSVSLLEQATL; from the coding sequence ATGACAATAAAAACAATGCTATCACCAGTATTGATAGCCACGCTTGCCCTTATTGGCCTGCTTGTTTTCTTAAACTACCCAGGTTTTAGTGAGCAAGAAAAGACTGCTAGTAAAGGAAGAACGGCAACACCCGTGGCCTATTTTGAAGTTTTAAGAACAGATTTTCCTGTCATCGTTGAAGCATTGGGTACGGCCAGAGCAAATGAAGCGGTTTCGCTTACTCCGCTGGAGTCAGATGTTATCCAAGAACTGTACTTTGATGATGGCGATGTTGTTAAAAAAGGTCAGTTGTTAATGCGCATGAATGATAGAGAAGAGCAGGCTAGATTGAATGAGCTAAATATTAATTTACAAGAAGCTCAAAGACAGTTGAAACGAATAGTGAACCTGGCCAAAAGTAGTGTGGCTTCGCAACAATTATTAGATGAACAGCAGGCCAAAGTAAACACCCTAATTGCGCAAATTGAAGTGGCCAATGCACAGCTATCTGAATTGACCTTAAAAGCACCCTTTGCTGGTAAGTTAGGTATTCGTATGGTGAGTGTCGGTGCCTACGTTACACCCAGTGATGTTATTACAACCTTGGATGATCTACGTAAAGTGAAAGTAGACTTTAATATCTCTGAAAGCCATTTACCGTCATTGTCTGAAGGACAACAGGTAAAGGCACTTTCCGTTGCTTACCCAAATGAAGTCTTTATTGGTGAAATTAGGAGTGTGAATTCACGAGTTGATGCTAATACGCGCTCAATTCAAGTTAGAGCACTAATTGACAATCCAGACTTAAAGTTACGTCCTGGAATGTTGTTACAAATAAATTTACAAAAACAAGTTTTAAAATCTATCGTGGTGCCTGAAAAAGCGATTATTCCCAACGAAGATAAACAGTTTGTGTTTGTCATCGAAGGCGATAAAGCCATATTAAAAGAAGTAAAAGTAGGCATGAGACGTCCTGGTCTTGTGCAGATTCTATCAGGTCTAGAGGAAGGTCAGAAAGTTGTCACTGAAGGTGCATTACGATTGGTTAATGGCTCCTCTGTTTCGCTTTTAGAACAAGCGACTTTGTAG